The following coding sequences lie in one Natranaeroarchaeum aerophilus genomic window:
- a CDS encoding cell division protein FtsZ produces the protein MSNVCKICMERSNEWQERSLIDHLRAAHRDEPASVEQVYPELKEEVFSAVDNEERDGESVDSESPDPITETPSDALMDDTYGKKWYLIGVGGAGNNILDAILLRQETLEENNERRARIWNGGLAGYGPLNTNISELEQTYYAQEEKNYSRNDLLPNCIIGWGKHDYAGAGYRWDIGKELIEADFADDGDPFQERWDMKKSDIQDSQALMFVHSVTKGTGCGSTPTLAEKIRDRVLEDDFVVPKPLFSSIVIPSEGSEYSEFGGRAKVNGIVGLARASRAVDAIIPFDNNRLADVQADIRPRIDRLGEYNPPQYEEINKPLVAFLEAFTMSSVPQFLDRDATMSIMGDVFDPADSFRPVQDKYQHDPDREFTPAVVLAPVLGRSRANSFDRSKLEILVRNALFQNKLAEFDPTTAWGGTFLIYGPEEKMEDVSELASDGTLSSILADEQFLDAGRKDGIESIDIHLKQLVTPYLDDVYLWGTLWNPEMPSLDGMYEHARTLKQEGNTEQAENVREVWSDVEALFSCLGRENMA, from the coding sequence ATGAGCAACGTTTGTAAAATCTGCATGGAACGGTCCAATGAGTGGCAGGAGCGATCACTCATCGACCATCTCCGGGCAGCACACCGCGACGAGCCGGCCTCAGTAGAACAGGTCTATCCGGAGTTGAAAGAGGAAGTGTTCAGTGCGGTGGACAACGAGGAGCGCGATGGAGAGTCGGTCGACTCGGAAAGCCCGGATCCTATCACTGAGACGCCAAGCGACGCCCTGATGGACGATACCTACGGAAAAAAATGGTATCTTATCGGGGTTGGGGGTGCCGGAAACAATATTCTCGACGCGATTTTGCTCCGCCAGGAGACGTTAGAAGAAAACAACGAACGTCGTGCTCGTATCTGGAACGGTGGGCTAGCCGGGTACGGCCCACTGAACACAAACATCAGCGAACTCGAACAGACCTACTACGCACAGGAGGAGAAAAACTACTCCCGAAACGACCTGTTACCGAACTGTATCATCGGGTGGGGGAAACACGATTACGCCGGGGCAGGTTACCGCTGGGACATCGGCAAGGAGCTTATCGAGGCCGACTTCGCGGATGATGGCGATCCGTTTCAGGAGCGCTGGGATATGAAAAAATCCGACATTCAGGACTCGCAGGCGCTGATGTTTGTCCACAGCGTGACAAAAGGTACCGGCTGTGGGTCGACGCCGACTCTTGCAGAGAAGATCCGGGATCGAGTCCTGGAGGACGATTTCGTCGTTCCCAAACCGCTGTTTAGCAGCATCGTAATCCCCTCTGAAGGCTCCGAGTACTCGGAGTTCGGCGGACGGGCAAAGGTCAACGGGATCGTCGGGCTGGCTCGCGCATCACGGGCGGTGGATGCAATCATTCCGTTCGACAACAACCGGCTTGCCGATGTACAGGCCGACATTCGCCCACGGATCGACCGACTCGGCGAGTATAATCCACCCCAGTACGAGGAGATCAACAAGCCACTCGTAGCGTTTCTCGAAGCGTTCACTATGTCGTCAGTACCGCAGTTCCTCGATCGGGACGCAACCATGTCGATCATGGGTGACGTGTTCGATCCGGCCGACAGCTTCCGGCCGGTACAGGACAAATATCAGCACGACCCCGATAGGGAGTTCACGCCGGCGGTCGTACTCGCTCCGGTCCTTGGCCGCTCGCGTGCGAACTCTTTTGACCGATCAAAACTGGAGATCCTGGTCCGGAACGCCCTGTTCCAGAACAAGCTTGCCGAGTTCGATCCGACGACGGCGTGGGGCGGCACCTTCCTCATTTACGGCCCGGAAGAGAAGATGGAGGACGTCTCCGAACTCGCTTCCGATGGAACGCTGTCGAGTATTCTTGCCGACGAGCAGTTCCTCGATGCAGGGCGCAAGGACGGGATCGAATCGATCGATATCCACCTCAAGCAACTCGTCACACCGTATCTTGACGATGTCTATCTCTGGGGTACCCTGTGGAACCCCGAAATGCCGTCGCTTGATGGGATGTACGAACACGCCAGAACCCTCAAACAGGAGGGGAACACCGAGCAGGCCGAAAACGTTCGTGAGGTCTGGAGCGATGTCGAGGCCCTGTTCTCCTGTCTCGGCCGGGAGAATATGGCGTAG
- a CDS encoding cell division protein FtsZ — protein sequence MTYLFVGAGQAGGAIVDAIFEYTDDSMLGLFESTDISTLGRPLVFNSTMRDLQNLSNVPAEDQYGVAEQHGLIQGTEPGFEEMVTGGFGRNPADADEVMDEHTAELQSILDERFGSGGFDLDIEENEDSEASNPDPRSSDAIQFAFLFLGLGGGTGCGIGPHLAREIKQFTDGDTKIVAVAVLPNTRSTEESDEENGTNAGRQAWNARYGLNRLEEEVDGIVLVDNQRISYLDSAGGEFGEYNEYVAAAVHDLVAGPMLSSVDASDVDGVDTPDIDVRDIMTSLSFGVGSGESTPGYGAIGRSVTMTKSLTGYLLPFVGNRDIDSAALSRLSASKQTLARADVGDAQKAISLIRAPGANLSAGPNSVETGTVKEYLERSCQLNEVNLGVALSDRNLASVTTLLTYRREDLDRLDEIEQAAEAYEEETEELLT from the coding sequence ATGACGTACCTTTTTGTTGGGGCAGGACAGGCAGGAGGTGCGATCGTCGACGCTATCTTCGAGTACACGGACGATTCAATGTTGGGGCTGTTCGAGTCGACTGATATCTCGACGTTGGGTCGACCGCTGGTGTTCAACTCGACAATGCGAGATCTGCAGAACCTGTCAAACGTGCCTGCAGAAGACCAGTACGGCGTAGCTGAGCAACATGGGTTGATTCAGGGGACTGAGCCGGGGTTCGAGGAGATGGTGACGGGAGGATTTGGCCGGAATCCGGCGGACGCGGACGAAGTGATGGACGAGCACACCGCGGAACTGCAGTCGATTCTCGACGAGCGGTTCGGCAGTGGCGGCTTCGATCTGGACATCGAGGAGAATGAAGACTCCGAAGCGTCAAATCCCGATCCCAGAAGCTCCGATGCCATTCAGTTCGCTTTCCTGTTTCTCGGCCTGGGCGGCGGTACTGGCTGTGGGATCGGTCCCCATCTCGCGCGCGAAATAAAACAGTTCACCGACGGTGACACCAAAATCGTCGCAGTCGCCGTCCTGCCGAACACCCGATCCACCGAGGAAAGCGATGAGGAGAACGGAACGAACGCGGGTCGTCAGGCGTGGAACGCGCGGTACGGCCTGAACAGACTCGAAGAGGAAGTCGATGGTATCGTGCTCGTCGATAATCAGCGGATTTCCTATCTCGACTCGGCAGGTGGTGAGTTCGGGGAGTACAACGAGTACGTCGCTGCGGCGGTCCACGATCTCGTCGCCGGGCCGATGCTAAGCAGCGTCGACGCGAGCGATGTCGACGGAGTAGACACGCCGGATATCGACGTTCGGGATATCATGACCTCGCTGTCGTTCGGCGTCGGTAGTGGGGAGTCAACACCTGGGTATGGAGCGATTGGACGTTCCGTAACGATGACAAAGTCGTTAACCGGTTATCTACTTCCGTTCGTCGGAAACCGCGATATCGATAGTGCTGCCCTCTCCCGACTCTCGGCATCGAAGCAGACACTTGCGAGAGCGGATGTCGGGGACGCACAGAAAGCGATATCGTTGATCCGAGCGCCTGGCGCGAACCTCAGCGCCGGGCCGAATAGTGTCGAGACTGGAACGGTCAAGGAGTACCTCGAACGTAGCTGTCAGCTCAACGAGGTGAATCTGGGCGTCGCACTGAGTGATCGGAACCTCGCCTCCGTAACGACACTGCTGACCTATCGCCGGGAGGACCTTGACCGGCTCGACGAGATAGAACAGGCGGCCGAGGCCTACGAGGAGGAGACGGAGGAGCTGCTTACATGA
- a CDS encoding DUF7510 family protein: MGSATDTGGAEMSPVTFEMEIDDGQTEIIVTGDRDTAVIVRSDGGEHIYLPPEDFEREPERETPYQSQPRSGQQSSYEPASGGAESPYRSGVDISSVVGMQSTSDGYVIVHPEPVTDIRFLR, translated from the coding sequence ATGGGATCGGCTACCGACACCGGCGGCGCAGAGATGTCCCCGGTCACGTTCGAGATGGAGATCGATGACGGGCAAACGGAGATCATCGTCACGGGAGACAGAGATACGGCGGTGATCGTTCGTTCGGACGGCGGCGAACACATCTATCTCCCGCCCGAGGACTTCGAGCGGGAGCCGGAACGCGAAACGCCCTACCAGAGCCAGCCACGCTCGGGGCAACAGAGTTCCTACGAACCCGCGTCGGGTGGGGCCGAGAGCCCGTATCGGTCGGGTGTCGACATATCCTCGGTGGTGGGGATGCAGTCGACCAGTGATGGCTACGTGATCGTCCATCCGGAACCGGTGACCGACATCCGGTTTTTGCGGTGA
- a CDS encoding glycosyltransferase family 4 protein has translation MPPKVLLLGWGYPPNITGGLDTAIAGLYEELAPRDDIEVELVLPAEFAPEDRPGIHGVPTGDGGIFTRVARLASAFSKRASDADIVHTNDWFGYEPGSRASTAHDVEWITTFHSLSVDRNVTPPEREVRIEQRIANRADELIAVSEFTRGRIQEEFDADARVIYNGFTSVEPTGRDLKAELEIDGKMLFFVGRHTDQKGLSYLLYGFSKLQRKDATLVIGGSGHLTDQLKRFAELLGIENRVRFVGFVPQEELGDYYASADLFVSPSLSEPFGITIVESLSVGTRVVASRSGATEVLPDDCVIEVEPDSASIADGIERALSMTTPIEYEERTWSQVAEEHVALYKELAAQ, from the coding sequence ATGCCTCCGAAAGTACTGTTGCTCGGCTGGGGATATCCGCCGAACATTACGGGCGGTCTAGATACGGCGATTGCCGGGCTCTACGAGGAGCTGGCACCGCGGGACGACATCGAGGTTGAACTGGTATTGCCCGCGGAGTTTGCTCCCGAGGATCGGCCGGGAATCCACGGCGTCCCGACGGGAGACGGTGGGATCTTCACCCGGGTTGCCCGGCTCGCCAGCGCCTTCTCGAAGCGCGCTAGCGACGCGGACATCGTCCACACGAACGACTGGTTCGGCTACGAACCCGGTAGCAGGGCGAGCACAGCCCACGACGTGGAATGGATCACGACCTTCCACTCGCTGTCGGTCGACAGGAACGTGACTCCGCCCGAACGAGAGGTACGGATCGAACAGCGAATCGCCAACCGTGCCGACGAGCTGATCGCAGTCAGCGAGTTCACCCGTGGTCGGATCCAGGAGGAGTTCGACGCGGACGCCAGGGTCATCTACAATGGCTTCACGTCGGTGGAGCCGACCGGACGTGATCTCAAAGCCGAACTCGAAATCGACGGCAAAATGCTGTTTTTCGTCGGTCGCCATACCGACCAGAAGGGGCTGTCGTACCTCCTGTACGGGTTCTCGAAGCTTCAGCGCAAAGACGCAACGCTGGTCATCGGTGGGTCAGGGCACCTGACCGACCAGCTCAAGCGGTTCGCGGAGCTGCTCGGTATCGAGAATCGGGTACGGTTCGTCGGGTTTGTCCCACAGGAAGAACTCGGGGATTACTACGCCAGCGCGGATCTGTTCGTCTCCCCGTCGCTGTCTGAACCGTTCGGTATCACCATCGTTGAGTCGCTCTCGGTCGGCACGCGAGTCGTCGCAAGTCGAAGCGGAGCGACGGAGGTCCTCCCGGACGACTGCGTGATCGAGGTCGAACCGGACTCGGCGTCGATTGCCGATGGGATCGAGCGCGCGCTCTCGATGACAACACCGATAGAGTACGAGGAACGGACCTGGTCACAGGTCGCCGAAGAGCACGTTGCGCTGTACAAGGAGCTTGCCGCTCAATAG
- a CDS encoding phosphoglucomutase/phosphomannomutase family protein produces the protein MDQISFGTDGWRATLDTFTENRVRIVAQAAASYFREQDAQHVGVGYDARETSPAFAEAVTEVLTGNGLDVVLSERDVPTPILAWTVDDRDLDGGIVITASHNPPEYNGIKFLGSDGAPADESVTERLEELLAEPDLLPEDERGTVSEESLVPEYHVHAEAYADTDLEGLSICYDAMHGSGRDVTDALLESAGANVERLRCDLDPTFGGGSPEPSAKKLERLASQVTAGEADLGIANDGDADRIAVVTPDRGYLDPNLLYAALYEYLLESASGPAVRTVSTTFLIDKIATAHGEDTVEVPVGFKWVADGMRESGALCGGEESGGFGLTDHLLNKDGVLLALVIAGAHVERPLDERVDDIVAEYGSIHQDRISVDCPDDRKVAVLRELDGSLPDSIRGIDVERVDETDGFKIFLETGAWLLVRPSGTEPKLRVYAEADSDEQVANLLEAGRDIIEPLI, from the coding sequence ATGGACCAGATTTCGTTCGGTACTGACGGCTGGCGTGCAACATTGGATACATTCACCGAAAACCGAGTCCGGATCGTCGCACAGGCGGCCGCCTCGTACTTCCGGGAGCAGGACGCCCAGCACGTCGGCGTCGGCTACGACGCGCGCGAAACGTCACCTGCGTTTGCCGAGGCAGTAACGGAGGTCCTCACGGGGAACGGTCTCGACGTCGTCCTTAGCGAGCGCGACGTGCCGACGCCGATACTGGCGTGGACCGTCGACGATCGGGATCTCGACGGAGGGATCGTCATCACCGCGAGCCACAACCCGCCGGAGTACAACGGGATCAAGTTCCTCGGATCCGATGGCGCTCCAGCCGACGAATCGGTCACCGAGCGGTTAGAGGAACTCCTCGCCGAACCCGATCTACTGCCCGAAGACGAGCGAGGGACCGTCAGCGAGGAGTCGCTTGTGCCGGAGTACCACGTACACGCCGAGGCGTACGCCGATACTGACCTCGAGGGGTTGTCGATCTGCTACGATGCGATGCACGGGAGCGGCCGTGACGTCACGGACGCATTGCTCGAATCTGCAGGCGCTAACGTCGAGCGACTGCGCTGTGATCTCGATCCGACGTTCGGTGGCGGATCACCCGAACCCTCGGCAAAGAAGCTAGAACGACTCGCCTCACAGGTTACGGCAGGCGAGGCCGACCTCGGCATCGCCAACGATGGCGACGCCGACCGGATCGCGGTCGTCACCCCCGATCGAGGCTACCTCGATCCAAACCTCCTGTACGCAGCGCTGTACGAGTACCTGCTCGAATCCGCGAGCGGACCTGCCGTTCGGACAGTCTCGACGACCTTCCTGATCGACAAAATTGCGACAGCACACGGCGAAGACACCGTCGAGGTGCCTGTCGGGTTCAAGTGGGTCGCCGATGGGATGCGTGAGTCGGGCGCGCTCTGTGGCGGTGAAGAGTCCGGCGGGTTCGGACTGACCGACCACCTGCTGAACAAGGACGGCGTCTTGCTCGCCCTGGTAATCGCCGGGGCACACGTCGAACGTCCTCTCGACGAGCGGGTTGATGACATCGTCGCCGAATACGGCTCGATTCATCAGGACCGGATCAGCGTCGACTGTCCCGACGACCGAAAGGTGGCAGTGCTTCGTGAGCTGGACGGCTCGCTTCCGGACTCGATCCGCGGCATCGACGTCGAGCGCGTCGACGAGACGGACGGATTCAAAATCTTCCTCGAAACCGGCGCGTGGCTACTGGTCCGGCCCTCCGGCACCGAACCGAAACTACGCGTGTACGCGGAAGCCGACAGCGACGAACAGGTGGCGAACTTGCTCGAAGCGGGTCGGGACATCATCGAGCCGCTGATCTAG